The proteins below come from a single Staphylococcus sp. MI 10-1553 genomic window:
- a CDS encoding YhgE/Pip domain-containing protein, producing the protein MKNATKLFLTDIKKIAKTPGAMVLILGLAILPSFYAWFNLEATWDPYSNTDGIKIAVVNEDKGDTVRNKKINVGNQIEETLRKDDHFDWQMVSREKADRELKMGKYYAAIYIPEKFTHQVTGIVRKDPQQAEVEYKVNQKLNAIAPKMTDAGSSEIVRNANKKFNETVTKALLDEANRIGIKLDDQLPNYHKVRDGIYAANNALPKIEKFRKTLIYLDENQDQIDQYADQFRALDQYKDDAVTATERLNQLNASIPAINERAKLIVSLNQAMPDIERVLQVASGVPNHFPEINDGVDRAIAGTDEALVKLNEIQQLLPAVEQRVNELQNGIDRASAANQVVGENARNATATTPQGTQGMAYRTAPVSTTTQGDGDNVPAGHIISPEDAQTMTNAYGDTLQQVNQAVAQQLKATSADLDTAENLSYGILSAKDPKQFESPLNHLIARMNNATKTIRDYRDYLANIEKSEGVDLSDAQSRLKTVQEDIEQRTTRLNALKDAISAGNSGQAEAADVLDSISKAKDQLTAVGKYLRGDFAQTLQDISNRLGTALNQGATTLDNVRQRLNQLNSAIQQGQQFLTEGQQRLHQLSDTLPRVEAVYINAMKAAQAYFPQFRQKVDEASNFVENDLPRVEGRVSDATATVNEKLPEAFAQYDRLRNILDTNQPKAKETLHRLAEFARNDLPKVEKNLQKADGIFKQLDKENTIEDLIDLLRNDLKKQAGVIASPVNLQKEDVFPVKDYGSASTPFYTALAIWVGALLLVSLLSVHNKHPELKPYLTIRETYLGKMGLFLLMNITQATIVSIGDIVILKASIESVPLFIAMSMYSALIFTTIVYTLVSVLGNPGKALAIVLLVLQIAGGGGTFPIEVTPQFFQSIHPFLPFSYSIDALREAVGGPVPQILTYKLTMLTLFGVGFFLVGLIGKPYLDPLAQGLAEKAEKSDVLE; encoded by the coding sequence ATGAAGAATGCTACCAAACTTTTTCTGACGGATATTAAAAAAATTGCTAAAACACCTGGAGCGATGGTACTGATTTTAGGATTAGCGATACTGCCTTCTTTTTATGCGTGGTTCAACCTCGAAGCAACTTGGGATCCGTACTCGAACACAGACGGCATTAAAATTGCAGTAGTCAACGAGGATAAAGGCGATACAGTGCGCAATAAAAAAATTAACGTCGGGAATCAAATAGAAGAGACTTTGCGTAAAGACGACCATTTTGATTGGCAAATGGTGAGTCGAGAAAAGGCGGATCGCGAATTAAAAATGGGAAAATATTACGCAGCGATTTATATTCCAGAAAAATTCACACATCAAGTGACTGGAATTGTGCGTAAAGACCCTCAACAAGCTGAAGTCGAATATAAAGTAAATCAAAAACTGAACGCGATTGCACCTAAAATGACAGATGCAGGTTCAAGTGAAATTGTGAGAAATGCGAACAAAAAATTTAACGAGACGGTGACAAAAGCTTTATTAGATGAAGCAAATCGTATTGGTATTAAACTAGACGACCAATTGCCAAACTATCATAAAGTCAGAGATGGTATTTATGCGGCAAATAACGCATTACCAAAAATTGAAAAGTTCCGTAAAACGTTGATTTATTTAGATGAAAACCAAGACCAAATCGATCAATATGCGGATCAATTTAGAGCGCTAGATCAATATAAAGATGATGCCGTGACAGCAACCGAACGTTTAAATCAACTGAACGCGAGCATCCCAGCCATTAACGAGCGTGCCAAGCTCATTGTGTCATTAAATCAAGCGATGCCAGATATTGAGCGTGTGCTACAAGTGGCGAGTGGTGTGCCCAATCATTTCCCAGAGATTAACGATGGGGTGGACCGTGCTATTGCAGGTACAGATGAAGCTCTTGTTAAACTGAACGAAATACAACAGTTATTGCCTGCTGTAGAACAACGCGTGAATGAGCTTCAAAATGGGATCGACCGTGCAAGTGCGGCGAATCAAGTAGTAGGAGAAAATGCTCGAAATGCGACTGCAACAACACCGCAAGGCACACAAGGTATGGCATATCGTACCGCGCCAGTGAGTACGACGACACAAGGAGATGGCGACAACGTTCCAGCGGGGCATATCATTTCACCAGAAGATGCGCAAACGATGACGAATGCTTATGGTGATACATTGCAACAAGTAAATCAAGCAGTAGCGCAACAACTTAAAGCGACGTCCGCAGATTTAGATACGGCAGAAAACTTAAGTTATGGTATATTGAGCGCCAAAGATCCGAAGCAATTTGAATCGCCATTAAATCATCTCATTGCACGTATGAATAACGCGACGAAAACGATTCGTGATTATAGGGATTATTTAGCAAACATTGAAAAAAGTGAAGGCGTTGATTTATCAGATGCCCAATCACGACTTAAAACAGTGCAAGAAGATATTGAACAACGAACAACACGTTTGAATGCATTAAAGGATGCCATCTCAGCAGGTAACTCTGGTCAAGCTGAAGCAGCAGACGTATTGGATAGTATATCAAAAGCAAAAGATCAATTAACGGCTGTTGGAAAATACCTTCGTGGAGATTTTGCGCAGACATTACAAGATATTTCTAATCGATTGGGCACAGCATTGAATCAAGGGGCAACGACTTTGGACAATGTACGACAGCGCCTGAATCAGTTGAATAGCGCGATTCAACAAGGACAGCAATTTTTAACTGAAGGGCAACAACGCTTACATCAATTGAGTGACACGTTACCACGCGTGGAAGCGGTATATATTAACGCTATGAAAGCAGCCCAAGCGTATTTTCCACAATTTCGTCAAAAGGTCGATGAAGCATCCAACTTTGTCGAAAATGACTTACCAAGAGTGGAAGGACGTGTTTCTGATGCGACTGCCACAGTGAATGAAAAATTACCAGAAGCATTCGCACAATATGACCGTTTGCGTAATATTTTAGATACAAATCAACCGAAAGCGAAAGAAACATTACATCGTTTAGCGGAATTTGCGAGAAATGATTTACCAAAAGTTGAAAAAAATTTACAAAAGGCAGACGGTATTTTTAAACAACTCGACAAAGAAAATACGATAGAAGATTTAATTGACTTATTGCGCAATGATCTGAAAAAGCAGGCCGGTGTCATTGCAAGCCCAGTCAATTTACAAAAAGAAGATGTTTTCCCGGTTAAAGATTATGGTTCAGCGAGTACACCATTCTATACGGCATTAGCAATTTGGGTCGGTGCATTGTTACTCGTCAGCCTACTGTCAGTGCACAATAAACATCCAGAGTTAAAACCGTACTTGACGATTCGCGAAACATATTTAGGTAAAATGGGACTTTTCTTATTAATGAATATAACGCAAGCGACAATCGTATCTATTGGGGATATTGTGATTTTGAAAGCATCCATTGAATCAGTGCCACTCTTTATTGCGATGAGTATGTATTCCGCATTGATATTTACAACGATTGTGTATACATTAGTGTCAGTATTAGGAAATCCAGGTAAAGCATTGGCTATCGTCTTACTTGTATTACAAATTGCTGGTGGTGGCGGAACATTCCCAATTGAAGTGACACCTCAATTTTTCCAAAGTATTCATCCATTCTTGCCATTCTCATACAGTATTGATGCATTGAGAGAAGCAGTGGGTGGACCTGTGCCACAGATTTTAACGTATAAGTTGACGATGCTCACTTTATTCGGTGTTGGCTTCTTCTTAGTGGGCTTGATTGGGAAACCATATTTAGACCCATTAGCACAAGGATTGGCGGAGAAGGCCGAGAAGAGCGACGTGTTGGAATAA